A genomic segment from Pseudomonas sp. S09G 359 encodes:
- a CDS encoding aldo/keto reductase, whose translation MIYRTLGQSGLKVSALTLGTMMFGEQTNTEDSLRIIDKAWDQGINFIDTADVYTGGRSEEIVGEAIARHREDWVVASKVAIGPTDGLPNRSGLSRKRIFNALEASLTRLDTDYLDIYYLHREDHNTPLEVTVSAIGDLIRQGKIRYWGLSNYRGWRIAEVIRVAERLGVDKPVISQPLYNIVNRQAEVEQITAAAAYGLGVVPYSPLARGVLSGKYAPDVTPEAGSRAARQDKRILETEWRVESLRIAQQIQQYTQGRGVGIVEFAIAWVLNNAAVSSAIVGPRTEAQWDAYTGALDVKITAEDEAFIDSLVTPGHASTPGFNDVSHFVSGRIARL comes from the coding sequence ATGATTTACCGCACATTGGGCCAGTCCGGGTTGAAGGTCAGCGCCTTGACCCTGGGCACCATGATGTTTGGCGAACAGACCAACACCGAGGACTCGCTGCGCATCATCGACAAGGCCTGGGACCAGGGCATCAATTTTATCGACACGGCGGACGTTTACACCGGCGGGCGCTCCGAGGAAATCGTCGGCGAAGCCATCGCCCGTCATCGTGAAGATTGGGTGGTGGCGTCCAAAGTTGCCATCGGCCCCACCGATGGCCTGCCCAACCGCAGCGGCTTGAGCCGCAAGCGCATCTTCAACGCGCTGGAAGCCAGCCTTACGCGACTGGACACCGACTATCTCGATATCTACTACCTGCACCGCGAAGACCACAACACTCCGCTGGAAGTGACCGTGTCGGCCATCGGCGACCTGATTCGCCAGGGCAAGATCCGCTATTGGGGCCTGTCCAACTACCGGGGCTGGCGCATCGCCGAGGTGATTCGCGTGGCCGAGCGGCTGGGCGTGGACAAGCCGGTGATCAGCCAGCCGCTGTACAACATCGTCAACCGCCAGGCCGAGGTCGAGCAGATCACTGCCGCTGCAGCCTACGGCCTCGGCGTGGTGCCTTACAGCCCATTGGCGCGAGGGGTGCTCAGTGGCAAATATGCGCCGGATGTCACTCCCGAAGCCGGCAGCCGCGCGGCGCGCCAGGACAAGCGTATCCTGGAAACCGAGTGGCGCGTGGAGTCGCTGCGTATTGCCCAGCAGATCCAGCAATACACCCAAGGGCGCGGCGTGGGGATTGTCGAGTTTGCGATTGCCTGGGTGTTGAACAATGCGGCAGTGAGCTCGGCGATCGTAGGGCCACGTACCGAAGCGCAGTGGGATGCGTATACCGGGGCACTGGACGTGAAGATCACGGCGGAGGATGAAGCCTTTATTGATTCGCTGGTGACGCCGGGGCATGCGTCCACGCCTGGTTTCAATGATGTGAGCCACTTTGTCTCAGGCCGGATCGCACGCCTGTAG
- a CDS encoding SDR family oxidoreductase: MTSSLNGKTVVVIGGSSGIGAAVAKAAAARGAQVVLAGRRLTSGVDNGVRSEPVDVTDAASVQHLFEAVGRFDHLVYTSGPSVRAKPLAETDLDEAQENFKVKLWGSLRAIQLALPFLAEHGSISLTSGQLGRKLAPGQFIKTGINAATEALGKQLAKELAPRRVNVISPGVIDTPAYAGLAEEQRLAMFAKAGGALPVGRVGQAEEVAAGYVLAMENGFMTGAVIDIDGGGLL, translated from the coding sequence ATGACTTCTTCCCTCAACGGTAAAACCGTCGTCGTAATCGGCGGCAGCAGCGGTATCGGCGCCGCCGTGGCCAAGGCCGCTGCCGCCCGTGGCGCCCAGGTAGTGCTGGCCGGGCGCCGCCTGACGTCGGGCGTGGACAACGGCGTGCGCAGCGAGCCGGTGGATGTCACTGACGCCGCCTCCGTGCAACACCTGTTCGAGGCCGTGGGGCGCTTTGACCACCTGGTGTACACCTCCGGCCCGTCGGTGCGCGCCAAGCCGCTGGCCGAGACCGATCTGGACGAGGCCCAGGAAAACTTCAAGGTAAAACTCTGGGGATCGTTGCGGGCGATTCAGCTGGCGTTGCCGTTTCTCGCTGAGCACGGCAGCATCAGCCTGACCTCGGGGCAACTGGGGCGTAAATTGGCGCCGGGACAGTTCATCAAGACCGGCATCAACGCCGCGACCGAAGCACTCGGCAAGCAATTGGCCAAGGAACTGGCGCCGCGTCGGGTCAATGTGATCAGCCCGGGGGTGATTGATACGCCGGCGTATGCGGGGCTCGCCGAAGAACAGCGCCTGGCGATGTTTGCCAAGGCGGGCGGGGCGTTGCCGGTTGGGCGAGTAGGGCAGGCGGAGGAAGTGGCGGCGGGGTACGTGCTGGCCATGGAGAATGGCTTCATGACCGGCGCCGTTATCGATATCGACGGCGGCGGCCTGCTGTAA
- a CDS encoding aspartate/glutamate racemase family protein, which yields MRTIGLIGGMSWESSAEYYRIINQRVRDQLGPLRSAQLLMYSVDFGPVEQAQHAGRWDDTALILEDAARRLQAGGAECVVLCTNTMHRVAPRIEAAVSIPFLHIADAAGAAAVAAGTLTVGLLGTAFTMEQDFLTSRLAAQGLTVLVPDAHERQAVHRIIYDELCVGVIRDESRQVYQRVIESLAARGAQAIILGCTEISLLVKPEHSDLPLLDTTELHAQAAVAFALGD from the coding sequence ATGCGTACCATCGGCCTAATCGGCGGCATGAGCTGGGAGTCCAGCGCCGAGTATTACCGCATCATCAACCAGCGCGTGCGCGACCAGCTCGGGCCGCTGCGCTCGGCGCAACTGTTGATGTACAGCGTGGACTTCGGCCCAGTGGAGCAAGCCCAGCACGCCGGGCGCTGGGATGACACCGCGCTGATCCTCGAGGATGCCGCCCGGCGTTTGCAAGCCGGTGGCGCCGAGTGTGTGGTGCTGTGTACCAACACCATGCACCGGGTGGCTCCGCGTATCGAGGCGGCGGTGTCGATTCCGTTCCTGCATATCGCCGATGCTGCCGGTGCAGCGGCCGTGGCAGCCGGCACCCTGACCGTGGGTTTACTCGGTACGGCGTTCACCATGGAGCAGGATTTTCTCACCTCGCGCCTGGCCGCCCAGGGGCTGACCGTACTGGTGCCGGACGCACACGAGCGCCAGGCCGTGCACCGGATCATCTATGACGAGTTGTGTGTGGGGGTCATCCGCGACGAATCCCGCCAGGTCTACCAGCGGGTGATCGAGTCCCTGGCCGCGCGCGGCGCCCAGGCAATCATCCTCGGGTGTACGGAGATCAGCTTGTTGGTCAAACCCGAACACAGCGACCTGCCGTTGCTGGACACCACCGAGCTGCATGCGCAGGCTGCGGTGGCGTTTGCGCTGGGGGATTAA
- the hppD gene encoding 4-hydroxyphenylpyruvate dioxygenase has protein sequence MADQYENPMGLMGFEFIEFASPTPGTLEPIFEIMGFTKVATHRSKNVHLYRQGEINLILNNEPDSLASYFAAEHGPSVCGMAFRVKDSQKAYSRALELGAQPIHIETGPMELNLPAIKGIGGAPLYLIDRFGEGSSLYDIDFVYLEGVERNPVGAGLKVIDHLTHNVYRGRMVYWANFYEKLFNFREARYFDIKGEYTGLTSKAMSAPDGMIRIPLNEESSKGAGQIEEFLMQFNGEGIQHVAFLTDDLVKTWDALKKIGMRFMTAPPDTYYEMLEGRLPNHGEPVDQLQARGILLDGSSIAGDKRLLLQIFSETLMGPVFFEFIQRKGDDGFGEGNFKALFESIERDQVRRGVLTAD, from the coding sequence ATGGCCGACCAATACGAAAACCCAATGGGCCTGATGGGCTTTGAATTTATCGAATTTGCATCGCCGACCCCGGGTACCCTGGAGCCGATCTTCGAGATCATGGGCTTCACCAAGGTGGCGACCCACCGCTCCAAGAACGTGCACCTGTACCGCCAGGGCGAGATCAACCTGATCCTCAACAACGAGCCCGACAGCCTCGCGTCGTACTTTGCCGCCGAGCACGGTCCGTCTGTGTGCGGCATGGCGTTCCGCGTCAAGGATTCGCAAAAAGCCTACAGCCGCGCCCTGGAACTGGGCGCCCAGCCGATCCATATCGAAACCGGTCCGATGGAGCTGAACCTGCCGGCCATCAAGGGCATCGGAGGTGCGCCGCTGTACCTCATCGACCGTTTCGGTGAAGGCAGCTCGCTGTATGACATCGACTTCGTCTACCTCGAAGGCGTGGAACGCAACCCGGTGGGTGCCGGCCTCAAGGTCATCGACCACCTGACCCACAACGTGTATCGCGGGCGCATGGTCTACTGGGCCAACTTCTACGAGAAGCTGTTCAACTTCCGTGAAGCGCGCTATTTCGATATCAAGGGCGAATACACCGGCCTCACGTCCAAGGCCATGAGTGCCCCGGACGGCATGATCCGCATCCCGTTGAACGAAGAGTCGTCCAAGGGCGCAGGGCAAATCGAAGAGTTCTTGATGCAGTTCAACGGCGAGGGCATCCAGCACGTGGCGTTCCTCACCGACGACCTGGTCAAGACCTGGGACGCGCTGAAGAAAATCGGCATGCGCTTCATGACGGCACCGCCCGACACCTACTATGAAATGCTCGAGGGCCGCCTGCCGAACCATGGTGAGCCGGTCGACCAGTTGCAGGCGCGCGGCATCCTGCTGGACGGTTCTTCGATTGCAGGCGACAAGCGCCTGCTGCTGCAGATCTTCTCGGAAACCTTGATGGGCCCGGTGTTCTTCGAGTTCATCCAGCGCAAGGGCGATGATGGATTTGGCGAGGGCAACTTCAAGGCGCTGTTCGAGTCGATCGAACGCGACCAGGTGCGACGCGGTGTATTGACCGCCGACTGA
- a CDS encoding MFS transporter, translating to MSQSAAVTLATDDDKNAIYKRITLRLIPFIFICYLFNYLDRVNVGFAKLQMLDALKFSETVYGLGAGIFFIGYVLCGVPSNLALTKFGPRRWIALMMIVWGTLSTCLLFVTTPTHFYTLRLFTGAAEAGFFPGVVLYLSQWFPTFRRGRIMALFMSAIPVSGLLGSPFSGWILNHFAAGQGGLAGWQWMFLLQGIPTVILGALAYFLLSDSFANAKWLKPHERAVLEADQATDLANKPKTSTDSLAEVFKNPAIWAFGLIYFCIQSGVYAINFWLPSIIKNLGFSDNLVIGWLSAIPYLLAAVFMLLVGRSADLRKERRWHLVVPMLMGAVGLVIAVNFATTPAIAILGLTIATMGALTGLPMFWPVPTAMLSAGAAAGGLALINSMGQMAGFLSPYIVGFVKDATGSTDVALYLLAAVIVAGSVLALRMTRTLKA from the coding sequence ATGTCACAGAGCGCCGCTGTCACACTGGCCACCGATGACGATAAAAACGCCATCTACAAGCGCATCACCCTGCGCCTGATCCCCTTCATTTTTATCTGCTATCTGTTCAACTACCTCGACCGGGTAAACGTTGGCTTTGCCAAGTTGCAGATGCTCGATGCATTGAAATTCAGCGAAACCGTGTACGGCCTGGGCGCCGGGATCTTCTTTATCGGCTACGTGTTGTGCGGCGTACCGAGCAACCTGGCGTTGACCAAGTTCGGTCCACGGCGCTGGATTGCATTGATGATGATCGTGTGGGGCACCTTGTCGACCTGCCTGCTGTTCGTCACCACACCGACGCATTTCTACACCTTGCGCCTGTTCACCGGTGCCGCCGAAGCCGGCTTCTTCCCCGGTGTGGTGCTGTACCTCTCGCAGTGGTTTCCGACATTCCGCCGTGGGCGGATCATGGCGTTGTTCATGTCGGCGATCCCGGTGTCGGGTTTGCTCGGCAGCCCGTTTTCCGGCTGGATCCTCAACCACTTCGCCGCCGGCCAAGGCGGTTTGGCGGGCTGGCAATGGATGTTCCTGCTGCAAGGCATCCCAACCGTGATCCTCGGCGCCCTCGCCTACTTCCTGCTCAGTGACAGCTTTGCCAACGCCAAGTGGCTCAAGCCCCACGAGCGCGCCGTGCTGGAAGCCGACCAGGCCACGGACCTGGCGAACAAACCGAAAACCTCCACCGATTCCCTCGCCGAAGTGTTCAAGAACCCGGCGATCTGGGCATTCGGCCTGATCTACTTCTGCATTCAGAGCGGCGTGTACGCGATCAACTTCTGGCTGCCGTCGATCATCAAGAATCTGGGGTTCAGCGATAACTTGGTGATTGGCTGGCTGAGTGCGATCCCCTACCTGCTGGCGGCGGTGTTCATGCTGCTGGTGGGCCGCTCGGCAGACTTGCGCAAAGAACGCCGCTGGCACTTGGTGGTGCCGATGCTGATGGGGGCCGTCGGCCTGGTGATCGCGGTGAACTTCGCCACCACGCCGGCCATCGCGATCCTTGGCCTGACCATCGCGACCATGGGCGCCCTCACTGGCCTGCCGATGTTCTGGCCAGTGCCGACCGCCATGCTCAGTGCTGGCGCTGCGGCCGGCGGCTTGGCGTTGATTAACTCCATGGGCCAGATGGCGGGTTTCCTCAGCCCGTATATCGTCGGCTTTGTGAAGGATGCCACCGGCTCTACGGATGTGGCGCTGTACCTGCTGGCGGCGGTGATTGTCGCCGGTAGCGTACTGGCGCTGCGCATGACGCGTACTTTGAAAGCCTGA
- a CDS encoding DUF1176 domain-containing protein — translation MLRPAFLALLLTGTTSQAFAQPPAETVPLLREIKQWVVGCDNLRNCHALSASSGFEEEDYSSLTLHIWHQAGPEGYLRLRFDHRGEALDLSTLQLDGQPLGQPLTQDLHVELDDQGGDPEVQSYGVIEDAAARRWLQLLRNGQRLQLPGDKDAHVSLSGLSASLLLMDAVQGRVDNVTALARPGKVAANAVPARLPTPVLRKFPAAPVLTAQEQAGLVAAALRTITQEDNGTGAEPEAEAGALTAQQAMTVVRYDCAAYNCEYDVVSRQRQAPYAETPMKLEPLPLDGAALQGSVGYDAGTGTLSYFYKQRGIGDCGGGGVWVFDGQGFQLSEFKMMPRCTGVGYGDWPALWSTVPAP, via the coding sequence ATGCTGCGCCCCGCATTCCTGGCCCTGTTGCTGACCGGCACCACCTCGCAAGCTTTCGCCCAACCGCCCGCCGAAACCGTACCGCTGCTGCGCGAAATCAAGCAGTGGGTCGTCGGTTGCGACAACCTGCGCAATTGCCATGCCCTGAGTGCGTCCAGTGGCTTCGAGGAAGAGGACTACAGCTCGCTGACCTTGCATATCTGGCACCAGGCCGGGCCTGAAGGTTACCTGCGTTTGCGCTTTGATCATCGCGGCGAGGCGCTCGACCTTTCCACTTTGCAGTTGGATGGTCAGCCCCTTGGTCAACCGCTGACCCAAGACCTGCACGTAGAGCTGGACGACCAGGGCGGCGATCCCGAGGTGCAGTCCTATGGCGTGATCGAGGATGCTGCGGCACGCCGCTGGTTACAGCTTTTGCGTAACGGCCAGCGCCTGCAATTGCCAGGCGATAAGGACGCACATGTTTCGCTGAGCGGGCTGAGTGCGTCGCTGCTGTTGATGGATGCGGTGCAGGGGCGGGTGGATAACGTCACCGCACTGGCCCGGCCGGGTAAAGTCGCGGCCAATGCCGTGCCTGCCCGTTTGCCGACGCCGGTGTTGCGCAAGTTCCCCGCTGCGCCCGTATTGACCGCACAAGAACAGGCCGGCCTGGTCGCGGCGGCTTTGCGCACCATCACCCAGGAGGACAATGGCACCGGCGCCGAGCCCGAGGCTGAAGCTGGCGCCTTGACCGCGCAGCAGGCCATGACCGTGGTGCGTTATGACTGCGCGGCCTACAACTGCGAGTACGACGTGGTCAGCCGCCAACGCCAGGCGCCCTATGCCGAAACACCGATGAAGCTTGAGCCGCTGCCGTTGGACGGCGCTGCGCTGCAAGGCTCGGTGGGCTATGACGCAGGCACAGGCACCTTGAGTTATTTCTACAAGCAGCGTGGAATCGGTGATTGCGGTGGCGGTGGCGTCTGGGTGTTTGACGGCCAAGGCTTCCAGCTCAGCGAGTTCAAGATGATGCCGCGCTGCACCGGGGTCGGTTATGGCGACTGGCCGGCATTGTGGTCCACCGTGCCTGCACCCTAG
- a CDS encoding glycerate kinase — protein sequence MKIIIAPDSFKDSLSAEGVAQAIAAGWAQVWPDAEFVQCPMADGGEGTVAAVLAACNGELRSQTVQGPLGGTVEARWGWLAESRTALIEMAEASGLQLVAPGKRDACSSSTYGTGELIRAALDLGAERIILAIGGSATNDGGAGAMQALGVQLLDAEDQALAPGGLALGRLAQINLEHLDPRLAAVRFEIAADVNNPLCGPQGASAIFGPQKGASPAQVQQLDAALGHFADHCAKVLPEDVRDEPGSGAAGGLGFAAKAFLGAQFRAGVEVVAELVGLDAAVRGADLVITGEGRFDAQTLRGKTPFGVARIAQQHGVPVIVIAGTLGDGYEQMYAHGVDAAFALPSGPMSLEQACSEAPRLLRERAADIARLWRTAGGR from the coding sequence ATGAAAATCATCATCGCCCCCGACTCGTTCAAGGACAGCCTGAGTGCCGAAGGCGTGGCCCAGGCCATTGCCGCGGGCTGGGCACAGGTGTGGCCTGACGCTGAGTTTGTGCAATGCCCGATGGCGGACGGCGGTGAAGGGACAGTCGCAGCGGTGCTCGCGGCGTGCAACGGCGAGTTGCGCAGCCAAACGGTCCAAGGCCCCTTGGGCGGGACTGTCGAAGCGCGGTGGGGCTGGCTGGCCGAGAGTCGCACCGCCCTCATCGAAATGGCCGAGGCCAGCGGCCTGCAACTGGTTGCGCCGGGCAAACGCGACGCGTGCTCCAGCAGCACTTATGGCACCGGCGAGCTGATCCGCGCGGCCCTGGACCTGGGCGCCGAGCGCATCATCCTGGCGATTGGCGGCAGTGCCACCAACGATGGTGGCGCCGGGGCGATGCAGGCCCTCGGCGTGCAGCTGTTGGATGCCGAAGACCAGGCGTTGGCACCCGGCGGCTTGGCGCTGGGGCGCCTTGCACAGATCAACCTTGAGCACTTGGACCCGCGCCTGGCCGCTGTGCGCTTTGAAATTGCCGCCGATGTGAACAACCCCCTGTGCGGCCCCCAGGGTGCCTCGGCGATTTTTGGCCCGCAAAAGGGCGCCAGCCCGGCGCAAGTGCAGCAGCTGGACGCCGCCCTCGGCCATTTCGCCGACCACTGCGCCAAGGTCCTGCCAGAGGACGTGCGCGACGAACCCGGCAGCGGCGCCGCCGGCGGCCTGGGCTTTGCCGCCAAGGCGTTCCTCGGCGCGCAATTTCGTGCCGGTGTGGAGGTGGTCGCTGAACTGGTCGGTTTGGACGCCGCCGTGCGCGGCGCCGACCTGGTGATCACCGGTGAAGGCCGCTTCGACGCCCAGACCCTGCGGGGCAAAACCCCGTTTGGCGTGGCACGTATCGCCCAGCAGCACGGCGTGCCGGTGATCGTCATCGCCGGCACCCTGGGCGACGGTTATGAACAGATGTACGCCCATGGCGTGGACGCCGCCTTTGCCTTGCCCTCCGGCCCGATGAGCCTGGAGCAGGCCTGCAGCGAAGCCCCGCGCTTGTTGCGTGAGCGCGCGGCGGATATCGCGCGGTTGTGGCGCACAGCTGGCGGGCGCTGA
- the rarD gene encoding EamA family transporter RarD, giving the protein MSKGVVLSVSASVLFAVMYYFTSLLTPLSGLEIFGWRMLLTVPCMTVFMLVSGEWRRAWELLRVLAAKPRLMGGVVLSSALLGVQLWLFMWAPLNGRSLDVSVGYFLLPLTMVLTGRLVWGEQLSYLQKIAVFFAGLGVLNELYQAGGFSWATLVVIIGYPLYFIVRKYLKTDHLGGLWLDMALMLPVAWWFVQSGEQGFAVMDTHPKLYALIPILGLISASALVSYIIASRLLAFSLFGLLSYVEPVLLLVVALLLGEGIKSGEWLTYIPIWIAVMVLVFEGFKHLVRQRKA; this is encoded by the coding sequence GTGTCTAAAGGTGTTGTGTTATCGGTATCGGCCTCGGTGTTGTTTGCCGTGATGTATTACTTCACATCGCTGCTCACGCCGTTGAGTGGCCTGGAAATCTTCGGCTGGCGCATGTTGCTCACCGTGCCGTGCATGACCGTGTTCATGCTCGTCAGCGGCGAATGGCGGCGGGCCTGGGAATTATTGCGCGTGCTGGCGGCCAAGCCGCGGCTGATGGGCGGCGTGGTGCTGTCTTCGGCATTGCTGGGCGTGCAATTGTGGCTGTTCATGTGGGCGCCGTTGAACGGGCGCAGCCTGGATGTGTCGGTGGGTTACTTCCTGTTGCCGCTGACCATGGTGCTCACCGGGCGCCTGGTGTGGGGCGAGCAGCTGTCCTACCTGCAAAAAATCGCCGTATTCTTTGCTGGCCTCGGGGTGCTTAACGAGCTGTACCAGGCCGGTGGTTTTTCCTGGGCAACGCTGGTGGTGATCATCGGCTACCCGCTGTACTTCATCGTGCGCAAATACCTCAAGACCGACCATCTGGGCGGCCTCTGGCTGGATATGGCGCTGATGCTGCCGGTGGCCTGGTGGTTTGTGCAAAGCGGCGAACAGGGGTTTGCGGTGATGGATACTCATCCAAAGCTCTACGCGCTGATCCCGATCCTGGGCCTGATCAGTGCTTCGGCGCTGGTGAGCTACATCATCGCCAGCCGCTTGCTGGCATTCAGCCTGTTCGGGCTGCTCAGCTACGTCGAGCCGGTGCTGTTGCTGGTGGTCGCGCTGCTGCTGGGTGAAGGGATCAAATCGGGCGAATGGCTGACCTACATTCCGATCTGGATCGCGGTGATGGTGTTGGTATTCGAAGGGTTCAAGCACTTGGTGCGTCAGCGCAAAGCCTGA
- a CDS encoding sugar diacid recognition domain-containing protein, whose amino-acid sequence MFELDHDLAQDIVNRTMAILPYNVNVMDSQGLILGSGEPERINTRHEGAQLVLANGRVVEIDGQTAKHLKGVQPGINLPLMHDQRLIGVLGITGEPEGLRTYAELVRMTAEMLVSHRHQQVEQQWRRQRCDDLLALLLADNGDSPRLVDEAQQLGLKPQLARTPYLFELGVGQSAEALSAWLTSRYPDSWCVSSAQFSLLWCRPAAVQVDNPRLLEKLEGLGWTVLRVAVGGQADGLAGLRRCYRRVGDLLAYGRDVLPQSRLLTLNRYRLPVMLWRHRNDDALDELLKPLRKVLAKDSNGQLLATLRSWCEHDGQSQACADALGIHRNSLRYRMERIAELSGVDPLTLDGMLALYLGVQLLPQPL is encoded by the coding sequence ATGTTCGAGCTGGATCATGACCTGGCGCAGGATATCGTCAATCGCACCATGGCGATCCTGCCCTATAACGTCAATGTCATGGACAGCCAGGGCTTGATCCTCGGCAGCGGCGAGCCGGAGCGCATCAACACCCGCCACGAAGGCGCGCAGCTGGTACTTGCAAATGGCCGCGTGGTGGAAATCGACGGGCAAACCGCCAAGCACCTCAAGGGCGTGCAGCCGGGTATCAACCTGCCACTGATGCATGATCAGCGCCTGATCGGGGTACTCGGCATTACCGGTGAGCCGGAAGGCCTGCGCACCTATGCCGAGCTGGTGCGCATGACTGCCGAGATGCTGGTCAGCCATCGCCATCAGCAGGTGGAGCAACAATGGCGGCGCCAGCGTTGCGATGACCTGCTGGCGTTGCTGCTGGCCGACAACGGCGACTCACCGCGCTTGGTCGACGAAGCACAGCAACTGGGCCTCAAGCCGCAGCTGGCACGTACGCCGTATTTATTCGAACTGGGGGTGGGGCAATCGGCAGAGGCGTTGAGTGCCTGGCTGACCTCGCGCTACCCGGACAGTTGGTGTGTCAGCTCGGCACAGTTTTCCCTGCTGTGGTGCCGACCTGCCGCCGTGCAGGTCGACAACCCGCGCCTGTTGGAAAAACTCGAAGGCCTCGGCTGGACAGTGCTGCGGGTGGCCGTGGGCGGGCAAGCCGACGGTCTGGCGGGGCTGCGCCGTTGTTACCGTCGGGTTGGCGATCTGCTCGCCTATGGGCGTGATGTGCTGCCGCAGTCGCGGCTGCTGACCCTCAACCGCTACCGGCTGCCGGTGATGCTCTGGCGCCATCGTAACGACGATGCTCTCGACGAGTTGCTCAAACCGCTACGCAAGGTACTGGCCAAGGACAGCAACGGCCAACTGCTGGCCACCCTGCGCAGTTGGTGTGAACACGACGGCCAAAGCCAGGCCTGTGCCGACGCCCTCGGCATCCACCGCAACAGCCTGCGCTACCGCATGGAGCGTATCGCTGAACTCAGCGGCGTCGACCCGCTGACCCTGGATGGCATGCTCGCGCTGTACCTGGGTGTGCAACTGCTGCCGCAGCCTTTGTAG
- a CDS encoding LysR family transcriptional regulator: MSSILDLEVFVRTADTGSLSAAARSLSLTPAAASIALKRLETRLGMRLLARSTRSMRLTEEGRRYLDSVRVALEALSEGEQAIKQQGQSLSGLLQLAAPSDFGRNVLLGWLDEFKLEHPNIRLQLLLNDSNADLFRDTVDIALRFGVPQDSSLVALPVVPGHHRIPCASPDYLARHGTPRTPADLAQHSTLRYMRRGRANSTWYFRQGAVLQEVEVSGDYLSDDGEIVRRWALAGHGIAYKANLDIARDIKAGRLVPLLPEWQGEPTPFNLMCPHRLQVSERVKVLHGFLQQRCQALLSA, translated from the coding sequence ATGAGCTCAATCCTTGACCTGGAAGTCTTCGTACGCACGGCCGATACGGGCAGCCTATCGGCGGCGGCGCGCAGCCTCAGCCTGACACCGGCGGCGGCGAGTATCGCCCTCAAACGCCTGGAAACCCGGCTGGGCATGCGCCTGCTCGCGCGCTCCACCCGCAGCATGCGCTTGACCGAAGAAGGTCGGCGCTACCTGGATAGCGTGCGCGTGGCGCTGGAAGCGCTGTCCGAAGGCGAGCAAGCGATCAAGCAGCAAGGCCAGAGCCTCAGCGGCTTGTTGCAATTGGCGGCGCCCTCGGATTTCGGGCGCAATGTGCTGCTCGGCTGGCTGGACGAGTTCAAGCTCGAACACCCGAATATCCGTCTGCAATTACTGCTCAACGACAGCAATGCCGATTTGTTCCGTGACACGGTCGACATCGCGCTGCGGTTTGGCGTGCCCCAGGACTCCAGCCTGGTGGCGCTGCCGGTGGTACCCGGCCACCATCGCATTCCCTGCGCCAGCCCGGACTACCTGGCCCGCCACGGTACGCCGCGTACGCCTGCCGATCTGGCCCAGCACAGTACGCTGCGCTATATGCGCCGGGGGCGGGCCAACAGCACCTGGTATTTTCGCCAGGGCGCAGTGCTGCAGGAGGTCGAGGTCAGCGGTGACTACCTCAGCGATGACGGTGAAATCGTGCGGCGCTGGGCCCTGGCCGGCCACGGCATCGCCTACAAGGCCAACCTTGATATTGCCCGCGATATCAAAGCCGGACGGCTGGTGCCGCTGTTGCCTGAATGGCAAGGCGAACCCACGCCCTTCAACCTGATGTGCCCTCACCGCCTGCAAGTGTCGGAACGGGTGAAGGTGCTGCATGGTTTTTTACAGCAGCGCTGTCAGGCCTTGCTGTCAGCATGA
- a CDS encoding GNAT family N-acetyltransferase, which produces MHTPEPHIVIQRFSEAHLEGVAALYNDPAVCRQVLQMPYQSVEAWRNKLVTDNERRLQLVAVHGGEVIGQLGLEQYLRVRQAHVGSFGMGVAPAWQGKGIGSKLLSAALDVADNWMNLHRVELTVYADNEAAHQLYRKFGFEVEGRLRDYALRDGVFVDTLSMARLRKSA; this is translated from the coding sequence ATGCACACACCTGAACCCCATATCGTCATCCAGCGCTTCAGCGAGGCCCATCTTGAAGGCGTCGCTGCGCTCTACAACGACCCGGCCGTGTGCCGTCAGGTGCTGCAGATGCCTTACCAATCGGTGGAGGCGTGGCGCAACAAACTGGTGACGGATAACGAGCGCCGGCTCCAGTTGGTGGCGGTGCACGGCGGTGAGGTGATCGGCCAGCTCGGCCTGGAACAATACCTGCGCGTACGCCAGGCGCATGTCGGCTCGTTCGGCATGGGCGTGGCCCCGGCCTGGCAGGGCAAGGGTATCGGCTCGAAGCTGTTGAGTGCCGCGCTGGATGTGGCCGACAACTGGATGAACCTGCACCGGGTCGAACTCACGGTGTATGCCGACAACGAAGCCGCGCATCAGCTGTACCGCAAATTCGGCTTCGAGGTCGAAGGCCGCTTGCGCGACTACGCCCTGCGTGACGGCGTATTCGTCGACACCCTGAGCATGGCGCGCCTGCGTAAGTCGGCTTAA